One Stratiformator vulcanicus genomic window, CGCAGACGCGGGCAACGACGAAATCGATGAGGTCGTCGATGCAGGCGGGTTGATGATAGAACCCCGGCATGGCCGGCAGAATGACGGCTCCTGCGTCACTGAGCGTTTTCATATTGCCGAGCTGAATACCGCTCAGCGGCGTTTCACGCGGGACCAGAATTAATTTTCGGCGCTCCTTTAAATGCACGCCCGCAGCGCGATGGATTAAGTTTGAACTTAACCCGCCCGCCAAGCTGCCCAGTGTGCCCATTGAGCAGGGGCAGATCGCCATACCCGCCGTCCGGAACGAGCCGCTCGCAATACCCGCGGAGTAGTCGTTCCCTGAGTGATAGACCAAGCGGCCCGCTTCGATCGCTTTATCGACTTCTTCCCCAAATGCCTCATCTCGACCGCGTGGCCCGAAATTCGGATTGCGGGCGGCAAGCAAATCTCGAATTTCAAAATTCTCGAGGTCGATCTTGATTCCCAATTCAGCGCGGAAGACCTCCGTCGCGGCGCGGCTGATCGTTAAATGCACTTCCCGACCCGCCGCGATTAAGACTTCAAGCAGCCGAACCCCGTACACGGACCCGCTGGCACCGCAGATGGCAAGGACGATCGGTTTCATGCCGCGGCGTGATCATTAGCGGTTGCGGTTGAGGCATCCGGCTTGCGGGCGACGTAAAGCGTCGCAATGCCGAACGTGAGCGGCTTCCAAGTTGCGTTGGTCATGCCGCACGATTCCATTAAGTCGGTTAATTCTTTCCCGTCGGGAAACTCGCCGACCGACTGCGGCAGATAATCGTAGGCAGACTGGTCATTCCGGGCGAGTAATTGGCCGATCACGGGCAACACGTTTCGGAAGTACCACTGGTACAGCGGGCTGATGATCCTGTTCTTCGGCTTTGAGAACTCGAGCACCAGCACCTGACCACCCGGCTTGGTCACGCGGGCCATCTCTTTCAATCCGCGTTCGGTACTCGTGACGTTCCTTAATCCGAAGGCGACCGTCACCGCGGCAAACGTATCGTCGGCGAACGGAAGTTCCTGCGTATCGGCTTCGATAAAGGGAACACGGTCCGCGGCGGACTTGCCCGCCCGATGCTTCTGGTTCGCGATCTCAAGCATTTGATGCGTGAAATCGCTGCCAACGACCAATCGAGAACCCTTTTGGTGCCGCGCGATCGCCAGGGCCAAATCGCCCGTGCCCGTGCAGGCATCAAGGATCGGTCCCTCGACTTCGAAATCGATCGCCGCGACCGTGCGATGTCGCCAGTAATAGTCGACACCGCCAGACAGGACGTGATTGTTCAGATCATAGCGCGAGGAAATCTCCCCGAACATCTGCCGGATGCGTTGGCCGGACTTATCCACACTCATGCGGTCACTCAGTGAGGCGTTGCGGTTGCGTCAGGATTGTAGCAACCGCAGAACTCCTCGGCCTCTTCACCGGCCCGCCAATGTTACCGCAGGACGGGCGAAATCTGGTGAATGGACCGGCTTGCGCGACCCCTCCGACCTGGCTCCACGCTCCGGGCGTGCGAAAGCCTGCGTGATCGACGGTTGATCGCCGCAATCAGCCTCAACAGCCTTCGAT contains:
- a CDS encoding UbiX family flavin prenyltransferase; the protein is MKPIVLAICGASGSVYGVRLLEVLIAAGREVHLTISRAATEVFRAELGIKIDLENFEIRDLLAARNPNFGPRGRDEAFGEEVDKAIEAGRLVYHSGNDYSAGIASGSFRTAGMAICPCSMGTLGSLAGGLSSNLIHRAAGVHLKERRKLILVPRETPLSGIQLGNMKTLSDAGAVILPAMPGFYHQPACIDDLIDFVVARVCDQLDVDASLMKRWGE
- the ubiE gene encoding bifunctional demethylmenaquinone methyltransferase/2-methoxy-6-polyprenyl-1,4-benzoquinol methylase UbiE; amino-acid sequence: MSVDKSGQRIRQMFGEISSRYDLNNHVLSGGVDYYWRHRTVAAIDFEVEGPILDACTGTGDLALAIARHQKGSRLVVGSDFTHQMLEIANQKHRAGKSAADRVPFIEADTQELPFADDTFAAVTVAFGLRNVTSTERGLKEMARVTKPGGQVLVLEFSKPKNRIISPLYQWYFRNVLPVIGQLLARNDQSAYDYLPQSVGEFPDGKELTDLMESCGMTNATWKPLTFGIATLYVARKPDASTATANDHAAA